Part of the Candidatus Krumholzibacteriota bacterium genome is shown below.
AGCGGGGGTCTTCGCGTGAGGTACGGCGATTTCCATTCCCACGCCGGTGCTCTGACCGGCCTCTCTTCTTAGGACAGCTTCGAGTATTGTTTTGCGCTCGTCAAGTTTGTAGCACCCGCAAAGTAGAACCACCAATTCCTCAATGACATCCCTTTTGCTATAGGACTGCAGTTCGAGTTTTACCGCGGATTTTTTGATTTTTTTCGAAAGTTTCATGCTTAATTCCTTAACCCGCATTATACAGTAATAAAACCTATCTGTTTGATTACTAATTGTCAAATTATTATAACAGCGGAGTTTCTCCTTATAAAGATATACATAAAAGATCATTTGAACCGGTTATATGAATATTTCCAGTCATCTTTCTGTTATTCAAGGCGCAGGGAATGAATGTTGCACCTTTTCAAAGGGTGGTATCTGCGGAGGTGATGGTTGTTCTTAAATAGCACTGTATGTTTTTAAGTGATTGGAGATCAGCAGGTAAATGGTACAAGCGACTCAAGAAAAAGAAACATATGAATCAAGAAATTATTTTCTGAAAGCAAGGGAAAGTATAAAAAGGGGAAATCATTCCGGCGCCAGAGAATATCTGGAGAAAGCTGTCAAAATCGCGCCTGATAATCCCTTTTATTTATCTTATCTGGGGCTATGTACGGCGGTGGAAGGCGATGTAGTCAAAGGGAAATCTTTATGCGCTGAAGCTGTCCGTTCTTTATCGACTGAACCGATTCTTTATGTTAATTTAGGCAGGGTTCTACTGAAAGATAATAGAAAAGACGAGGCGCGGAGGATGTTTCTCAAAGGATATTCTATGGACAGGTCTAATGCCCCGGCCGCGCTGGAACTCTCTTCGATGGGTATAAGAAGAAAGCCGGTTATACCATTTCTTCCGAGACAGAATCCTCTCAACGTTTTTCTGGGAAAGTTAAGACATAAAATTGGTAATCGGGGTAATATCTGATCATTTTTGCTCTATATTCCGCGTCGATTAGTTCAACAATCAATCTTTCCGGGGATTTATCAAATAAATGATTGTTTTTTCCTCAAGATATTTGTAGCATATACCTGTTAATCAGAAACAATTCTGTTTTTGGAACCGTATTAATAGTAGGTTCTAAAAGAGAGGTTTAGATATGTTTTGCAGATACTGCGGCGGGGAAATTGGAGAAAGAGATCAATTCTGTCAATATTGCGGGAGAGAACAGGATTCTCCGGGAATTTCGAAACAGAGCCGCAAATTGACTGAATTGAAGATTCCTAATGAGACCAAAAATCCCGGCGCCGCCTCTTCGATGGGATTTCTGCTTGGTTGGATACTGCTTGGACCTGTGGGTTATATATACCTTGAACAGTGGAACTGGTTCTGGCTTACCTTTATAATCCAGCTATTCGCCATACCGCTGACATTTGGGCTGGCATATATTGTGCTGCCCGTGGTTTTCGCTTTCCATCAATACCAGATGGCAAAGGAGATTAATAAAAGGATTATTGCCGAACGGGATGGAAAGAAGCAGGACGCTGAGACGGCAAACGTGTTAGATGAAGAACCTGAAGATCAGTAATAAGGAGTTTGAAATTGGAGCGTAATTTAGCACTGGAAATGGTCAGAGTTACTGAAGCGGCGGCTCTTGCGGCCGCCCGGTTTCTTGGTAAAGGGGATCCGGAGGGGGCGGATATCGCGGCTGTAAAAGCTATGCAGCAGGCGATCAAGAACGTTAAGATGGACGGCCGTGTAATCATCGGAGAAAAACCAAGCGCGGATAACGCCATTCTTTATCCGGGATGCAGGGTTGGTACAGACGGTGAGCTGAAAGTTGATATCGCGCTCGATGCTCTTGACTGCCGTGAATCGCTCGCGAACGGTCAGACGAATTCTATTTCAGCTATCGCTATTGGGCCGAAAGATACTATAATAGAATACCCCTCTGATTTTATGAAGATAATCGCCGTCGGCCGGGAAGCGATTGGCTCTATCGATCTTAATGATTCCGTGTTTGATAACCTTGTTCGTGTAGCTGAATCGAAGAGGGTATATGTGGAGGATCTTACAGTCGTTGTTCTTGAGCGCGACAGGCACAAGAAAATAATCGATGAAGTAAGAAGGTCCGGCGCTAGGATCGCTATTTTACGGGAAGGTGATCTTGCCACTTCAATATCAACCGGAATTCCCGCGAGCGGTATTGACGTTGTTATGGGAATAGGCAGTTCCGCGCAGGGGATAATTGCCGCCGCCGCCCTGTTATGTCTGGGCGGGGGATTGCAGGCTCAATTTATACCTCCCGGTGAAATTACACCTGAGAAATATGACACTTTTTCGATAGAGAGAAAAGGCAGGGATGGATCGAAAAGTGGCAAAGAGGCAAAAGCTGAGAAAAACTCTAAAAGCGGGCAAGATGAGCATTTTGAAAAAATTTACGATAAAACAGACCTTATTCAAGGTGATAATATAATGTTTGCCGCTACGGGAGTCTCATTAAGTCCTTTTCTGAAAGGTACGATCTTCAAACCCGGCGGGGCTCTCACTCACAGCGTTGTTTTAAGAAGCCAGTCGGGGACTGTAAGATTCCTTAGAACTGAACATTTCTTTGATAAAACTCCTGATTATTCTAAATAGATTGTCTGCCGCTAGAGTAATAATAAACTCTTTTTTCCGGCGGTGAGCTTCGAAGTTTTTTTCTGTCCGCGGGAAAACCGGAGAAAGCGTAAAAATGAACGGTCTCTTTAAAAATAATATAGAAGCTCCGCTGGCCGAAAGAGTCAGGCCGCGCAGTTTGCAAGATTTTGTTGGGCAGGAAGATATTATCGGCCGGGGCAGGGTACTTCGTAGAATTCTCGAGAATGGCAAACTCGAATCTTCACTTATTTTCTGGGGGCCGCCCGGGTGTGGAAAAACAACACTCGCTCATCTTATCGCGGAATCTGTTGACGCTGTTTTTATCTTTTTCTCTGCGGTTACATCCGGAATAGCAGATGTCAGAAAGATAATAGCCGAGGCCCGGGGACGTCTGAGCGCCGGCGGAAAAAGAACAATACTTTTTGTCGATGAGATACACAGATTCAACAAAGCCCAGCAGGACGCATTTCTGCCTCACGTGGAAAAGGGTATTATTATTCTCATAGGGGCTACGACCGAGAATCCGAGTTTTGAGGTGATATCTCCTCTGCTTTCAAGATGTAGAACATTTATTCTAAAGCCCCTTTCTGAAAATGATATAGAAGCGGTACTTAGAAGGGCGCTTGAAGATGAAACAGGAGGGTTCGGCAAAAGAGATATAGAGATTTCTGAGGAAGTTTTGCGTTATCTTGTTCATCTTTCTTACGGAGACGCGAGGTCAGCTCTTAACGCTCTGGAAATGGCCGTTGAATCATTCAGTGATGAACGGGGAAGGCTGGTTATAACGAAAGAAATTATAGAGGATTCGATGCAAAAGGCCAGTCCTCTTTATGACAAGAATGGGGAGCAGCATTTTAATCTCATTTCGGCTTTGCACAAGAGTCTCAGGGGAGGAGACCCTGACGCGTCTATTTACTGGCTTGCAAGAATGCTGGAAGGGGGTGAGGACCCCCTTTATATAGCGCGGAGATTGGTAAGATTCGCCTCCGAGGATATTGGCAACGCTGACCCCGATGCTCTCTCAGTAGCTTTAAACGCCAAGAGGGCTGTTGAGTTTCTGGGGATTCCGGAATGCAAACTCGCTCTCGCCCAGGCTGCAGCCTATCTTGCCGTGTCGCCAAAGAGCAATGCCGCCTACAGGGCGTATTCTAAGGCCGCGGAGGATGTCAAGGAGCACGGCCCGCTTCCCGTTCCTCTCTGGTTGAGGAACGCCCCGACTTCTTTTATGAAGAAGATAGGGTATGGAAAGGATTATCTCTACCCTCACGACGCGCCGGAGGGAATTGTAACTCAGGAATACTTTCCCGAAAAGTTGTCTGGAAGACGATATTATCATCCCGCCCGAAGGGGGTTTGAAAGAGAGATAATTAAAAGGATAAAATACTGGCGCCGGCTCAGGGAGAAAAAGAAAACCGATAAATAGAACCTTGACAGAAAAAGTTGATTTTATAAGCAGTTATTTTTTGTATGAATAACGGTTAAATAAGATGCCTGATACATTTTGAAATAAGCCGCCGTAGAACTTTAAGCTCTGAACCTGAAATAAAAATTAATTGTAAGATAAAAAGAGGGGTTCACCTTTTTCTTCTGGTTTGCTTAAGGTGAACCCCGGTAGGTAATAAGGTCCTGATTATAAGAGTGCGGCATCTTACTTATAGCTCTCCCATTTACTTTCGAGCTTAGGATCCTGAATGGTCTCCATTACGTAATTGGAGAATTCCTCGCTTGTGGCGCCGTCGTCTCTTCCGGTGAGAACGACTTTTTTCTCGTGCTGTACGCAGATCTCCAGAGCCATTTCCAGTTTTCTGGCATCTTCAGTGAAACCTATGTGGTTTAGAAGCATTGAAGCGGCTTTCATCATACTCCCCGGATCGGCGTATTTGGATCTGCCTTCTTCCACCATTCTTGGAGCGGAACCGTGGATTGCTTCGAACATCGAGTAGCGGGTTCCTATATTAGCGCTTCCCGCTGTTCCCACTCCGCCTTGGAACTGGGCGGCCTCATCTGTTATGATATCACCGTAGAGATTGGGAGCAACCATCACTCTGAACTGTTTTCTTCTGGCCGGGTCGATCAATTTTGCCGTCATAATGTCTATAAACCAGTCATCCCACTCAACTTCAGGATAATCTTTAGCGACCTGCTCGGCCATGTTAAGGAATCTTCCGTCAGTAGCCTTAACGACATTTGCCTTTGTAATTACTGTCACTTTGTTGATGTTGTTGTTTTTGGCGTAATCAAAGGCCATTCTGAGTATACGCTCAGAGCCCTGTTTAGTGATAACCTTGAAATCCACTGAGAGGTCTTCTGTGACATCTATACCCTTGCTGCCGAGTATATAGGCCCCCTCGGTGTTCTCTCTGAAGAAAATCCAGTCTATACCGTCTTTAGGCACTTTTACCGGTCTTACGTTAGCGAAGAGGTCAAGCTCACGTCTCATGGCAACATTGGCGCTCTCTATGTTCGGCCACTTATCGCCTTTCTTAGGTGTTGTCGTTGGTCCTTTCAGCAGGACGTGGCATTTCTTGATTTCCTCGAGTACATCATCCGGTATGGCTTTCATTACTTCTGCTCTGTTTTCGATAGTGAGGCCCTCGATATCCCTCAATTCTATCTTGCCGGATTTCACGCTGTCCTTTAAGAGAAAGTTCAATACTCTGCGGGCTTCCTTTGCTATAAACGGACCTATGCCGTCGCCTCCTACAAATCCTATTATTAAAGGCTTTAAGGACTTATAGTCGGGTTTGCTTCCGCTTTTTTTCATCATTTCAACGCGATCGAGCTGTTCTTTCATTAATTTGCCGAAATGCTCTTTGGCTTTTTCAATGGCGTCTGTGCTCATTTTGTCACCTCTTTCATTCTACTTTTTCAGGTTCGTCAGGGACATCATAGAGTATGTCGTCCCAGGGGTGTCTGTAAAGACCCGTCTTGAGTCTTTTCTGATCGAAATAGTGGCCCATAAAGCCCATTGTCCTTCCAATGATGAAAAGAGCGTTGAAAAATCCCATATCGATCATTTCCTTAATTTCGCCGTCTTCATACCCGAGATTCTTCAAAAGATCAACGCAGAGCACTCCAATACAACCGTCAACGTTGAGGATAAGAGTGTTCTTTTTCATGGTTGTGACCTTTTGGACATCCAGAGCGTAATCAAGCAGAGGGGTCTTCGGGAAATGCTCTCTGGCAAAATTCACCATAATCTCAACGCGTACGTCGGGGTCGTCCACACTGTGGATTCTATGGCCTATACCCTGAATACGAATATTCTTTTCTTTCATGGCGTTAATGAAATCCCTCGGAGCCATATCGTTCTGCATACCCCAGCTGAAGTGTTTCGCCGCGCCGTTTACGGCGCCTCCGAACCTGGGGCCTATGGTAACTATTCCGCTGACTATCGACTCTATCAGACTCTTGCCGGCTCTCGCGGTAACTATCGTGTTGTGAGCTCCTGAGACGGCCGGGCCGTGATCCGCTACTATCTGAATTACCAGCTCCAGGAAATCCCGGGCGTATTGAGGCATGTTCTTTTTAAACCAGAGCAGACCCAGCACTCCGCCAATACCGTATTCTTCCTTGATTACGCGGTCGATAGGCACACCGCAATAGTTGTGCACGTCTCCCGTTTCATCGCAGATTGTTGATATGAAGCTGGTGGGTTTTCTAACGATCCCCTCAGCCACGGCCTGCTTGTAATCCATCGGTATGTTGGGAATGTCGGGTTCTTCTCTCTCCTCGATCTTCCCTTCAGCCTTAAGCTTTTCAAAGGTCTCCTTTATTTTCTCGCCGTAGTCGTTGAACGAATCCGGCACGACCACTCCGGCCTCTCTAAGGGCTTTGTTTTTCGCTTCCGCGGTAGTATCTTCCGAATCCGATTTTGCTCCCGCGTGTCCGAATTGAACGCCCCCCGGAAGCATCTTTGAGCAAGTTCCGGTGACCCACATTACAAGGGGCTTTGTGAGTTTTCCGTCTTTAATCGCATCGACGATTTCGTATTCATCCCGGCCGCCAAGTTCTCCGAGTGCTACCATCATTTTGATCTTCGGATTCTTTTCATATCTCAGCAGATGGTCGAGAAGGGTTGTCGCGGGATATACATCTCCTCCCACAGCGTAACCTTCGTAGATGCCGTCAGTGTTCAGAGATACGATGTTGTATCCCTCGTTTGAGAGACCGCCTGAAACTGAAACAAAACCCACTGAGCCGGGTCTGTAAAGTTTCGTGTCCCTTATGTTCTGTATCGTTCCAGCGGCGTTTCCTATTTTGAAACAACCGGGTTTAAGACCTCCAACCGTGGCGGGGCCTATTACCCACTTGCCCTTTTTCTTCGCGTAGGCCGCTATTTTGCGTGTGTCTCTCTGAGGTACACCCTCGGCAATCATGATGACGGTTCTTATAGTATCGGATTCGAGAGCCTCCATTGTTGAATCGGCGCTCGAGCGTTCAGAGGCGAAATTAACCATTACATCCGCCTCCGGATGTTTATCCGTTGCTTCTTTGACAGATCTGAACCTCGGAATACGTATCTCCCTTGTTCCCCAGAAAAGCTTGTAATAACCTCCGCCGGATGGTGTTATAAATCCGACAACGCTCGGTTCTTCCCTATGGGAAAGATAATCAAAATCAAGCATTCTCTGAGCGGCTATGGATTGAGAGCCGTAGATAAAGGATTTCGTATTCTTGTCAAAGAGTTCGTATTCTTCCATTGTTTACACCTCTTTCCCCTGCAGAGCCATTGAAACAATTTCCGTCATATGCGTTTCCGGACCGTAGACCTCTACAGGCAGATTAAGTTTCTTTCCCATCTTTCTCATATTTGCGAGACCCTCTTTATAGTTAGGGCCGCCTCTTCTTACATATATCTTGACGTCTGTCTTTTTGAGCGCGTCCGAATACTCTTCGATAGCGTCAATTATTCCCGTGAAGGTCTTGGCAACATCCGTGAAATTTGCTATGCCGCCTCCTATTATCAGGAATTTGGGTTTTCCCTCGCTGTCTTTTTTCTCCGTCATAAGCTTCAGTATGGTTTTTGTGTAAGCATAGGTGAGTTCTCTCGAGGGATTACCGCTGTACTCACCGTAGTTGGCAAGTTCTCCCGCGAACCCGAGGTCCGCCACCGTGTCGGCAAATATAACACTGGCGCCGCCTCCGGCGACAAGTGTCCAGACACGTCCCTTGGGATTGAGAACCGTAAGCTTCAGCGAAGCGCCTGTTCTTTCGTCAAGTTCATTTACATACTGTTCTTCTTTTGTTCCTTTAAGACCGAATGAACTGGGGAATGCTACGCCGTTCCATTTTTCCGCGCATTGATAGGAAGCGTAGTCGTCCAGTTTTGCCACAGTATCGAGAGGAACGATGGTGCCGTCAACGAAAGTAACCGGATTGAATTCCAGGTATGTGAAATGATAGTCCACCGCCATCTTGTAGAGAGCTTTGATGAACTCCTCCATTTCCTTTGATTTATCACCGAGCTCTTCAGGCAGAAAACCCGCGACATCCATTTCGTCTATACTTGACAGGATCGGTATTTCCAATGTAGACACCGAATTCCAAACCTCTTCGATATCTACCCCTCCCTTTGTGGAGAAGTGAATTGTGTCGCTTTCCCGGCCGGTAGTTATTGCAAGGTAATATTCCTCTTCGTGGGGAAAGAACTTTTCCACAAGAAAGTGTGTCAGGACACCTGTTGTTTCTCCGGTTGTCTGGGTAATAGTAACCTCTTTATTCATGCGTTCTTTTATCCAGGCCTTTACATCTTTCCAGTCTTTGCCTACGAGTAGAAGATTGTTCTTGCCGCGTTTGCCGAAAAGCTGGTCGGGCTTGGCTACGAGTTTCTCGCTTTCGAGCCAGGGATGTTCGCCGGAAAGGCTTTCAATGTCGGTCTCCGGCGTTACCAGCACCTGCTTTGTTGAGAGTTTAAGTCCGTTCCCGGTGAAATCTCTCAATCCCTTCGCGATCATTCTCTTAGCGTCGAATTCTCTTATTCCTTTCTCTGCCATATCAAAACACCTCTTTGTTTTATTTTACCTGTTTTTTAACCCAGGGCAGTTTTCCGCCGATCTTAAGTATTTCTTTGTCCAGATCGGAAAGGGAATGCTCAAGTTCTATCTCGAGCCCCTTGGTTTTGTTCTTAAGTTTTATAACTTTGTCGAAGCTGCCTATCTCTATCGAGATATCATCTCCCTGATCGATCTTGTCATAATCGTCCGGATCTTTAAAGGTCAGGGGGACTATGCCGAAGTTAACAAGGTTGGCCAGGTGAATCCTCGCGAAGGACTTGACAACTACCGCCTTTATACCAAGATATTTAGGGGCGATAGCGGCGTGTTCCCTGCTTGAGCCCTGCCCGTAGTTCTCTCCGCCTATAATAAAACCGCCCTTTTTATCGAGGGCGCGTTTCGGGAAGGTGTCGTCTATTACTCCGAAAACAAATTTTGAAATTTCCGGAATATTGCTTCTGAAAGGCAGTATCTTTGCTCCGGCCGGCATGATGTGGTCGGTCGTAATGTCGTCTTCAACTTTCAGCAGCACTTCCCCTTCGAGATTGCCGGGTATAGGGGGAAAGTCTGGCAACGGCTTTATGTTAGGACCTCTGATTATCTCGATCTTCTCAGAAGCGACCGGAGAAAGAGGAGGCAGAAACATATTATCATTAATGTTGAATTTATCCGGCATACTTGCTTCGGTGTACTCTCCGAGATCCCTCGGGTCTGTCAGTACTCCCCTTATAGCTGTCGCCGCGGCGGTCTCGGGGCTTACAAGATAGATGTCGGCATCCTTCGTCCCGCTTCTTCCGAGGAAGTTCCTGTTGAATGTTCTTACTGAAACGGCGCCGGAAGGAGGAGCCGCTCCCATCCCGATGCAAGGTCCGCAGGCGTTCTCCAGGATACGCGCGCCTGCTTGTACGAGATTGGCCATTTCGCCGCTTTCAATCAGGTGGTCAACTACCTGTCTGGAACCCGAGCTGATCGTCAGGTGAAGTTTATCAGAGATTGTTTTACCCTTTAGAATACCGGCAACTTTTTTCATGTCCAGCAGTGAGGAATTTGTGCATGAACCGATAGCAACCTGCTGAACTTCCATTCCGGCAAGTTCCTTGACCGTTTTAATCTTGCCCGGGCTGTGAGGCATTGCCGCCAGTGGTTCCAACTCGCTTAAATTGATCTCGAGTATTTCATCATAGTCAGCATCGTCTCCCGGATTAAGTTCTATCCAGGAATTTCCTCGATCCTGAGCTTCCATAAATTCCTTTGTTATTTCATCGCTTGGGAATACGCTCGTTGTCGCGCCTGTTTCGGTACCCATATTGGTAATAGTAGCCCTCTCAGGTACGCTGAGAGATTTTACTCCGGGACCGAAATACTCCAGCACATATCCTACGCCTCCCTTAACGTCAATTCTTCTCAATACTTCAAGTATAATGTCTTTGGCGCTTACCCAGTCGGGCAATTTGCCCGTGAGTTTGATGCCCATGACTTTGGGATATTTGATTCTGTAAGGCAGCCCCGCCATTGATACGCTCACGTCAAGTCCGCCGGCGCCAATCGCGAAACTTCCTATTCCTCCGGCTGTCGGTGTGTGACTGTCGGAGCCGATAAGTGTCTTGCCGGGTTCAGAAAATCTCTCCAGATGGAGCTGGTGGCATATTCCGTTACCCGGTCTGGAGAAGTAAAGGCCGTACCTTTGCGCTATCGACTGCAGATAGCGGTGGTCGTCCGGGTTTTTAAAGTCAGACTGAAGCGTATTATGATCAACATAACTTACGCTCAATTCTGTTTTTACCCTTGGAATATCAATCGCTTCGAACTGCAGGTAGGCCATTGTTCCTGTCGCGTCCTGCGTGAGGGTCTGGTCTATTTTCAGCGCGACCTCTTCCCCCGCCGCTGCTTCTCCCTCGACGATATGATCTTTCAATATCGTCTCGGTGATAGTATTGCCCATGCTCATTTCCTCCTGTTTTAAGCTTGGCAATTACAGTTAAAAATTGACAATCAGCATGCTTAAAAAGCTCATGCAACAGGACTATAATAAAATGAATTCAAATAGCAAATAATTCTTGAATATTTTCAGAATTAATTGTGATAAGCGGTGGGAATGGAGTTTATTGTTCAACCGGACACCTCGATAATCCGGGTTAATAGTCTCTCTAATGTCTGATTATCCCGCCGGCGTCACGAAGGGTACTGTCGATATATCAATCCGTGGATCACAAGGCCAGTCAATCTTTTATACGGTTCCGCTTCGTGTTAATACGCCTCTAAGTGATTCCATTCGGCGTTCTCTATCCAGTTCTCCGGCCTTGAAACGAATTCAATTATATTTTCCAGCAGGAAATAATGTTTCCGCTCCTCTTCTGCAATCCGTTCAAATAGTTTCTTCTGATCTTTATTGTCGGTTTCGGCGGCTTTCTCTTCGTAAAACAGCCGGCTTCTCTTTTCTATATCCTGAGCTTCCCGGTAAACGGCAATTTGGTCATCCTTCTTGTCAATTACATACTTCCCGCCCTGCATCCCGCTGAAGACATTTTTTGCGTCCTCCAGGATGGTCGTCTCGGTCATTACATATTCATCAGCTTTCATCTTCTGTAGTAACCTGTAATGTTTAACCTCTTCATCAGCGAGCATATTTGTGATAGTTTTCAACCCCGCGTCATTGGTGCTGGAGGCTATTTCTCTGTAGAAGTTTTCCCCGTCTTTCTCCATCTGCATAGCGTACTCCAGTATTTCCATCGTCAACCTTTCTTTAAGCTTCTGAGTCTCTTTGAATTTATCTTTTTCACACCTGACACGGGGTATACCTGATTTTTTAACAGCGCTTGAAAATCAGTTCCCGCCTCGATGTAGTTTTATTATTCCTCTCAGATCATGTTGAGTATAGGTTTTCCGCGTAAATCCTGTCAACTTGTATCAGTTAACCTTTTTTAGCACCGGCTCTTGTATACTTTTATTTTTCGCGGCCTTTCTTAATTTTTCAATGCCGAAGTGGAGTATGAGCAGATTCGTTGTTCTTCTTCAAATCAGCCAGCATTTCATTTGTGAGCGTCCTCAAAAGCGCTATATGAGCAGTTACCGCGACTGCTATTATTAAGAGTAAGATCCGTATCCATAAAGCACTGACTACGAACACGATTGAATACCCGATGAATAGCCAGAGAGCTGTAATCGTCAGCGCCTTTATTCTGAAGGAGATCGCCCGGAACTGCTGGTAGCACCGGATGTAGTTTCCGAATATCCTGTGATTAATAAGCCAGTCATGAAGTTTTTCTGAACTTCGGAAAAAACACGCGGAAGCCAGCAGCAAAAAAGGCGTGGTAGGAAGAAGTGGCAGGAATATGCCGACCGCACCCAGCACGAGAGATGTATAGCCGGTAAAAATAAGCAGATATTTCTTCATAATGCTTCCTGCCGTTTTCACTTTATTTTAAACCCGAATAGTTATTGTGTTCGCTGGACAAAAAAAATATACCGGCAAATGTGTCGTACGGTTTGATTGCCTTCGGTCCGCCGGCAGATTGTATTTGAAAGCATTTATGGAGAATTATAAAAAATTTGATTTTTTCTGTCAACTGGGCAGGTGCGCACGAGAGGGTTTTAAGCCCCATTTATGCTGTGCTTCGCCGCCATTATCCTGATTTCAGGCATGAAGAGATCGTACGGAGATGAAGTAAGGCGGCACGTGTGAAGAAAGAGAAGGATTTTTACGTTCATCATTCTTTCCCTCTAAACGGGGAGATTCAGACTTAATCTTGAATAATATCCGCATATGTCTTATTGTCTGATTAGTAAAAGTAATAATTTTTTTCTTTGGTTTTAAAAGCAAGGAGAGTCGGCCAATGAGAAAGATAGTATCGATGCCGGGTGACGGTATAGGCAGTGTAGTATTAACAGAAGCGAAGAGGGTTTTAGAGGCGGCAGGATTTGAAGCTGAATATGTGCATGCCG
Proteins encoded:
- a CDS encoding YbaN family protein, which produces MKKYLLIFTGYTSLVLGAVGIFLPLLPTTPFLLLASACFFRSSEKLHDWLINHRIFGNYIRCYQQFRAISFRIKALTITALWLFIGYSIVFVVSALWIRILLLIIAVAVTAHIALLRTLTNEMLADLKKNNESAHTPLRH